The following coding sequences lie in one Acidobacteriota bacterium genomic window:
- a CDS encoding type II toxin-antitoxin system RelE/ParE family toxin, whose protein sequence is MIEVRRTEVYAKWLDGLRDARARARVLVRVERLATGNPGDVRPVGEGVSEMRIDHGPGYRVYFKRQDRTVVVLLAGGDKRTQKPDIEMALRLARNL, encoded by the coding sequence ATGATCGAAGTCCGCAGGACGGAGGTCTACGCCAAGTGGCTGGACGGGCTACGCGATGCCCGCGCCCGCGCCCGCGTGCTCGTCCGGGTCGAGCGGCTGGCGACCGGCAATCCGGGCGACGTCAGGCCGGTGGGCGAAGGCGTCTCGGAAATGCGGATCGACCACGGCCCGGGCTACCGGGTCTACTTCAAGCGGCAGGATCGCACGGTCGTCGTGCTGCTAGCCGGCGGCGACAAGCGCACGCAGAAGCCCGACATCGAGATGGCCCTGCGCTTGGCAAGAAACCTATAG